One Williamsia phyllosphaerae genomic window, ACAGCGAGACCGGCGGTTTGTCGACGGTGATGGAGTTGCCGGCGTCCGACGAACCGAAGAACCACGCCTTCCACGACTGCGACCCGGCCTGGATCGCCGCCGAGTAGAACGAGTTGGCGTAGCCGTTGATGCTCAGATTCCACAGGTAGAGCACGGCGGTGGCGGTGAGCAGTATGCCGAGCCCCCACCGGTCCGGACGGGGAACCGCCCACCGGCGCCTCCCATCCTCGGATGGGGAGACGCCGGTGGGGGTGTCGAGTACTGAGGTCACGCTGCGGCCTCCATGCCTGCATCGTCGGATCGGGCCCGGCTCGCCGAGCCGTGGGCGTTGCGGAACACCCAGCGGAAGGCGACGAATCGGGTCAGAGTGGCAACGAGATTCGCGACCACGAGGACGAGGAGTTCGACGTGCTTGGAAGCGCCCGGGAAACCGGCCTCCAGGGCGAGCAGGGATCCCGCGGTGATCGCCCATCCGAACAGGAACACCGCGATTCCCTGCATGTGGTGCCGGGCAGCGCCCTCGCGGCCCTTGACCCCGAAGGTGAACGCGCGGTTGGCGGCGGTGTTGAACACCGCGGTGATGAGCAGCGCCGCGAAGTTCGCGAACTGGGCGCCGAGCATCGAGTGCAGGACGAGGTAGAGCACGGCGTAGGCGACGGTGGAGATGACCCCGATGACACCGAAGCGGACCAGCTGACCGACCATGCCGTGCGGCACCCCGGTGAGTTGCGGATCGTCGAAGCGATTGCGCCCCAGACTGCGTCGCAGCTCGGCCACCGGGAGATCGCCGCTGGCCAGCGCGCGGGCGACGCGCCAGCACCCCTTGAGGTCCTCGGTTGCGGTCTTGACGATGTCGACGCTGCTGTTGGGGTCGTCCACCCAGTCCACCGGCACCTCGGCGATCCGCAGTCCGATGCGCTCAGCGAGCACCAACAGCTCGGTGTCGAAGAACCAGCCGGTGTCCTCGACGTACGGCAGCAGTGCCTGCGCGACGTCGGCGCGCATCGCCTTGAAACCGCACTGGGCGTCGGAGAACTTGGCCCCCATCGTCGTGCGGAGGATCAGGTTGTAACTGCGCGAGATGAATTCGCGCTTGGCCCCGCGGACCACCCGCGCCGACCGCGACAGCCGCGAACCGATCGCCACATCGGAATGGCCGGACAGCAGCGGCGCGACCAACGGCATCAGCGCGTTGAGGTCGGTCGACAGATCGACGTCGCAGTAGGCGACGACGGTGGCGTCGCTCATGGTCCACGTCGCGTTGAGTGCGCGGCCGCGGCCCTTCTGCGCCAGGTGCACGACGCGCACCTGATCCATGGTCTGCGCGAGTTCGACACCGACGGCGAGGGTGCTGTCGGTGCTCGCGTTGTCGGCGATGGTGATCCGCGCCGAGTAGGGAAAGTTGTTCTTCAGGTGTTCGCCCAGGCGGCGTATGCAGCCGGCGAGGTCGGCTTCCTCGTTGTAGACCGGTACGACGATGTCGAGCTCGGGATGTCCGGCGGTGCCGTCCACGACGACGATCATCTCGGGGGCGTCTGTCGGTTCCGGCATCGAGGTGCCGCCCGAGCGATCGACGGTGTCTGTTGTCATGGAACAGACTCTGACCCCGGAAGCTGCCGCGTCTCTGCGGCCGGCCTGTCAGCTACCTGTGAGCGGGCAGACCCCTAGTCGGAGGTGTGCTCCTCGTGCCCGGCAGCACGCAGAGCTGCACGGATACGCGTCGCGGCGTCTTCGAGGGACGCCGGATCGGGGTCCTTCTCGGCCAGCGCGAGGTCGAACGTCTCCACCGAATGCGCCGGGAAGACATGGATGTGCAGGTGCGGCACCTCGAGGCCGGCGATGAGCAGGCCCATCCGAGGGGCGTCGAACGCGTCCCGGGTGGCCTGCCCGATCGTCTGCGACACCGCCGTCAGGTGGGCGAAGACCGCCGGGTCGACCTGTTCCCAGTGATCGATCTCCTCGCGCGGCACCACCAGCACGTGCCCGGGAGTGACCGGGTTGATGGTGAGGAACGCGACGGCCGTGTCGTCCTTCCAGACGAAACGTCCCGGGATGTCGCCGTTGATGATCATGCTGAATACCGAAGCCATGGGACCGATCGTATGCGTCGGGTCCACTCGGTCGGGTCGGGTGTCAGCGCTCGATCCGCGCGAAACTTGCGAACCCGCGTCGGACAACAGGCGGGTTCGTGAGATCGGAGCGGATCTGACCCACTCACTCCAACCGCGGCAACCGAACCCAGAAGGTGGCTCCGCCGCCGGGGGTGTCCTCGACGCCGACGGTGCCGCCGTGGGCGGCGACCAGTGCGGCCACGATCGACAACCCGAGCCCACTGCCGCCGGAACGCTCGTCCCGATGCCGCGAGCTGTCGCCCCGGTAGAAGCGTTCGAAGACCCGCGCCTGGTCCTCAGGACTCAGCCCGGGGCCGGTGTCGGCGACGGCGAGTACCGCGCTGTGGTCGTCGGTGCCGACCCGGACGGTGATCCGTGCGTCGTCTCCGGTGTGCCGGATGGCGTTGGTGATCAGGTTGCTCAGCACCTGCGACAACCGCGCGGCGTCACCCATCACGGCGGGGATGCCCGGTCCGTCGATCATCTCGACGGAGATGTCGCGGTTCGGGGCGGTGGCCCGCGCGCTGTGGACCGAGTCCGACGCCAGACCGAGCAGGTCGACCTGGGCACGCTCGAGCGGGCGCTGCGCGTCGAGCCGGGCCAACATCAGCAACTCCTCGACCAGCAGCCCCATCCGGCCCGCCTCGTGCTCGATCCGCGACATCAACTGGTCGGGATCGGTCATCGCGCCCTGCCGGTACAACTCGGAGAAGCCGCGGATCGAGGTCAGCGGAGTGCGAAGTTCGTGGCTGGCGTCGGCGACGAAACGCCGCATCTTGTCCTCGGAGCGGCGAGCCTGTTCCTCCGACGCGGCGGTGGTGGCGAACGCGGTCTGGATCTGGTGCAGCATCACGTTCAGCGACGCCGCGAGTCGACCGACCTCGGTGTTGGCCGGCGACACCGGGACACGTTGGTCGAGGTCACCGCCGGCGATGGCCTCGGCGGTGACCTCCACGCGTCGTAGCGGTCGAAGGCTACTGCGTACCAACAGGTATCCGAGCCCGCCGACGATCACCACGACCCCGAGACCGATGGCGAGCTGCAGCCAGATGAGTCGGGTGACGGTGTCGTCGAAATCGGTGAGCTTGATGGCCACCACCGAGGTGGTCATGGCCCCGGATGAGTTCGTCGCCGACACCTTGACCACGCGCCAGCGGGTGTCCGATCCGGTCGCGCTCCCGACGGTCTCGGGATCCGGGCCCAGCCGGTCGACGTCGGACAGGTCGGGGGATCCGCCGACGTCGTTGATGGTGAAGGTGCTCCCGTCCGAGCGGAACAGCACCACGTAGTACGGCGACGGCGGACGGCGTTCGACGGTGGGGCTTCCGCTCTGTCCGCCTGCGTTGGGCGAGAACGGACCCTTGTCGTCACCCTCCCGCGGACGGGCCCAGCCCTCGGCCGCCCCCTTGAGTCCGTTGTCGGTGCGCTCGATGAGACGGTTCTGCATCGCCGACGTGACCGACACGCCGGACACGAGCAGTCCCAGCGCCACGAGCACCAGCATCAACCCGACCAACGACACCCGCAGAGGGATGCCCCGGCGATGCCGGGGCTGCGTCGGGGGCGACGGCGCCGCGGGCGCGACGTGATCCGGATGGGCGGTGGTCATCGGGGTTCGCGCATCACATATCCCACGCCACGCAACGTGTGGATCAGTCGCTTCTCCCCGGTATCGACCTTGCGACGCAGGTACGACACGTACGACTCGACGACGTTGACCTCGCCGCCGAAATCGTAGTTCCACACGTGGTCGAGGATCCGGGGCTTGGACAGCACGGTGCCCGCGTTGATCATGAAGTAGCGCAGCAGCGTGAACTCCGTCGGAGACAGTGCGACCAACTCGCCGTCCTTCCACACCTCGTGGGTGTCGTCGTCGAGCTCGATGTCGGCGAACGTGATCCGGGTGGGTTCGGCCTTCTGCTCACCGAAACCATTGCGTCGCAATATCACCCGCAGACGCGCGACGACCTCCTCCAGACTGAACGGCTTGGTGACGTAGTCGTCGCCACCGATGGTGAGGCCGTTGATCTTGTCCTCCATCGAGTCGCGCGCGGTGAGGAACAGCGCGGGCGCCTCGATGCCGTCGGCACGCAGACGTCGCAAGAGTCCGAAACCGTCCATGCCGGGCATCATCACGTCGAGGACGAGCGCGTCGGGACGGAAGGTCCGCGCCTTGTCGATCGCGGCCGGACCGCTCGCCGCGGTGGCGACGTCGAAGTTCTGGAACTTCAGCGACACCGACAGCAATTCGAGGATGTTGGGCTCGTCGTCGACGACGAGCACCCGGGCACCGGAATCAGTCATGGTGACACCTTCCGTGATGACGCTGGGGCACCGCTGAACAGTTCCTGGCAGCTCGCTGTGAACTCTCATCGCACCATGTGGGGCGTCAGAACAGCGTGGGTTCACCGAACCCGGGGACGCTCTCGGCGGCGAGGATCCGACCCTTCGTCGCCGCTCCCCCTGGTGCCGAGAACCCTCCGACCTCGGACCCCGCCCCGAGCACCCGGTGACACGGGATGACGACCGGGATGGGGTTGCGGCCCAGCGATCGCCCGACCGCCTGCGCGGCCAACGGCTGACCGATCCGCGCCGCGACCTGTCCATACGTCAGGGTTCGACCCCGCGGGATCGTTCGGGTGACCGCGTAGACCCGCTGGTCGAACTCGGGGAGGTCCGAGATGTGGACGACGATCGCCGACAGG contains:
- a CDS encoding HIT family protein, with translation MASVFSMIINGDIPGRFVWKDDTAVAFLTINPVTPGHVLVVPREEIDHWEQVDPAVFAHLTAVSQTIGQATRDAFDAPRMGLLIAGLEVPHLHIHVFPAHSVETFDLALAEKDPDPASLEDAATRIRAALRAAGHEEHTSD
- a CDS encoding sensor histidine kinase, whose amino-acid sequence is MTTAHPDHVAPAAPSPPTQPRHRRGIPLRVSLVGLMLVLVALGLLVSGVSVTSAMQNRLIERTDNGLKGAAEGWARPREGDDKGPFSPNAGGQSGSPTVERRPPSPYYVVLFRSDGSTFTINDVGGSPDLSDVDRLGPDPETVGSATGSDTRWRVVKVSATNSSGAMTTSVVAIKLTDFDDTVTRLIWLQLAIGLGVVVIVGGLGYLLVRSSLRPLRRVEVTAEAIAGGDLDQRVPVSPANTEVGRLAASLNVMLHQIQTAFATTAASEEQARRSEDKMRRFVADASHELRTPLTSIRGFSELYRQGAMTDPDQLMSRIEHEAGRMGLLVEELLMLARLDAQRPLERAQVDLLGLASDSVHSARATAPNRDISVEMIDGPGIPAVMGDAARLSQVLSNLITNAIRHTGDDARITVRVGTDDHSAVLAVADTGPGLSPEDQARVFERFYRGDSSRHRDERSGGSGLGLSIVAALVAAHGGTVGVEDTPGGGATFWVRLPRLE
- a CDS encoding response regulator transcription factor encodes the protein MTDSGARVLVVDDEPNILELLSVSLKFQNFDVATAASGPAAIDKARTFRPDALVLDVMMPGMDGFGLLRRLRADGIEAPALFLTARDSMEDKINGLTIGGDDYVTKPFSLEEVVARLRVILRRNGFGEQKAEPTRITFADIELDDDTHEVWKDGELVALSPTEFTLLRYFMINAGTVLSKPRILDHVWNYDFGGEVNVVESYVSYLRRKVDTGEKRLIHTLRGVGYVMREPR
- a CDS encoding bifunctional glycosyltransferase family 2/GtrA family protein; the encoded protein is MPEPTDAPEMIVVVDGTAGHPELDIVVPVYNEEADLAGCIRRLGEHLKNNFPYSARITIADNASTDSTLAVGVELAQTMDQVRVVHLAQKGRGRALNATWTMSDATVVAYCDVDLSTDLNALMPLVAPLLSGHSDVAIGSRLSRSARVVRGAKREFISRSYNLILRTTMGAKFSDAQCGFKAMRADVAQALLPYVEDTGWFFDTELLVLAERIGLRIAEVPVDWVDDPNSSVDIVKTATEDLKGCWRVARALASGDLPVAELRRSLGRNRFDDPQLTGVPHGMVGQLVRFGVIGVISTVAYAVLYLVLHSMLGAQFANFAALLITAVFNTAANRAFTFGVKGREGAARHHMQGIAVFLFGWAITAGSLLALEAGFPGASKHVELLVLVVANLVATLTRFVAFRWVFRNAHGSASRARSDDAGMEAAA
- a CDS encoding methylated-DNA--[protein]-cysteine S-methyltransferase — translated: MNFRDRGFALFDTALGTCGLAWDLEDRIVAVALPEPDARDVVDYLRGFDATEQTPPEAIGEVVESIVRLFAGEDVDLSAIVVHISDLPEFDQRVYAVTRTIPRGRTLTYGQVAARIGQPLAAQAVGRSLGRNPIPVVIPCHRVLGAGSEVGGFSAPGGAATKGRILAAESVPGFGEPTLF